TAAGAGGTGAAAGACCTAAGCCTTTCAAAAGTATTGAAATCACTTGCAGCGGTGAAATAGCCACGGCACCTATCCCTACCGACAAGACGACGGTCGTGATAAGTGCAGGGAAAAGAATAAACAAATAACTCTTACGTCCTAGACTAGTTATTGTTATAAACCTCGTTGAAAAGTTTTGCAGCAAACTCTGGGAAGCGCGGCCCTATCCATCTGACTGTGTTATCAACAACAAACACATCTTTATTTTTTCCAGCAGGGGTGAGGCTGACTCCAGGCATTTTCAGTGCGCCTTCAAGTTTGCCTACAGCATCCAGCCCTCTTTGCATCATAATGATAGAGTCTGGTGAGGCTTGAACCATGGCTTCGGCAGTAAGGGGTTTAACGCCAGTTGCAAAGTCGGCGGCATTTTGGGCACCGATCTGTTCAATTAAAAAATGAGAGCCTGTTTGCTTTCCATAAATGCTGGCATCACTTGGGCTATGGGCATAGAGAAAAAACACTTTCTTTTTCTCTTTGACTGCGGCTGCTTTTTTGTTCAAGTCCTGGACCTGTTTGTTGATTTTTGCAATCAGGGCCTTGCCTTGTTTTTCTTGCCCTAGAACTTTGGCAATGATGGAGATGCGTCGCTCTAAACCTTTGTAACCGTCTTCGTACGAAGTTTGGAGGATCAGTGTTGGGACTTTTGCTGAACGCAGTTGTTCAGCACTGGCTTTAGGAAGTGAGTCTTCGGTGCTGATCACAAGATCAGGCTTAAGGCTGATCATGCCTTCCACACTAGGACGATAGGGATGACCAAGTTTGGTGATAGAATCCGCAGGAGGGAAAAACAAGGCGCCATTATCAACACCAACCACAAGATCAGCCTTTCCAAGTTCATAAATGATTTCAAAGGTTGTGGAATTCAGAGCTATGATGCGTTTAGGATGAGTGATCTCCACTTTGACTCCATCAAAGCCTTTAATGGTTTTGGCATGGGCTATAGATGACAGCATTAAGAAAACACTCATAAAAATTAAAGAACATTTACTCACGATCAACTCCTTGTGTGGGGTTTTCGGGGTACCCTAACATCAAGAAGCTTGGATCACTACAGTTGGGCCCATTTCTTTTGAAATCTGGTTTCATTTGAAAGCGTGATGATTGATGCGCTACGACTATGGTTCTAAGATTTCAGCACTCCAAGCGACCGTCCCGATAGAGACAGCCGCTTGACATTGAAGCATTACGGCAGGAGTTTGTTCTTTCATGTACGAATTATTGCTATTTGCCTTTTCGATATTTGCGGGGTTCATTGGTGCCATTCTTGGATTGGGTGGTGGGATTATTATTGTTCCTACGCTGACGTTGTTGCTGCATGTGGATATTCGTTACGCCGTAGCAGCAAGTTTGATTTCTGTGATCGCTACGTCCTCAGGGGCGGCCTCTAATTTTTTAAAAAGTAATTTGACCAATCTTCGTGTGGCCTCGTTTCTGGAAATGGGGACAGTGTTTGGGGCTATAACGGGCTTTCTGATTACA
This region of Pseudobdellovibrionaceae bacterium genomic DNA includes:
- a CDS encoding ABC transporter substrate-binding protein → MSKCSLIFMSVFLMLSSIAHAKTIKGFDGVKVEITHPKRIIALNSTTFEIIYELGKADLVVGVDNGALFFPPADSITKLGHPYRPSVEGMISLKPDLVISTEDSLPKASAEQLRSAKVPTLILQTSYEDGYKGLERRISIIAKVLGQEKQGKALIAKINKQVQDLNKKAAAVKEKKKVFFLYAHSPSDASIYGKQTGSHFLIEQIGAQNAADFATGVKPLTAEAMVQASPDSIIMMQRGLDAVGKLEGALKMPGVSLTPAGKNKDVFVVDNTVRWIGPRFPEFAAKLFNEVYNNN